The Rhodococcus sp. X156 genome window below encodes:
- a CDS encoding DNA-formamidopyrimidine glycosylase family protein, which translates to MPELPEVESARQVLERALHRRITEVDDTDTYVCRPHVPGEIAAALRGGELVAAHRVGKSLWCETTTADGDAGPRLGIHLGMSGRIYVLDPEGPHVSGGRYGGGEPFLVAGDNDKPVWTRFRITFADGGELTLFDKRRLGRVRLEPDIHLLGPDAQQIGREELRERVGASLAPIKARLMDQTVVAGIGNLLADEVLWQAMIRPSRPARDVTAPELDRLWEALGRAIDSAIAMGGVHTGEVVAARKRDGTCPRCGAPMERATVGGRTTYWCSREQA; encoded by the coding sequence GTGCCTGAGCTGCCCGAGGTCGAGAGCGCCCGACAGGTCCTGGAGCGTGCGCTGCACCGGCGCATCACCGAGGTCGACGACACCGACACCTACGTCTGCCGCCCGCACGTCCCCGGCGAGATCGCAGCCGCCCTGCGCGGCGGCGAGCTCGTCGCCGCCCACCGCGTGGGCAAGTCGCTGTGGTGCGAGACCACGACCGCCGACGGCGACGCCGGCCCTCGGCTGGGCATCCACCTGGGCATGAGCGGGCGCATCTACGTGCTCGACCCGGAGGGCCCGCACGTCTCCGGCGGCCGCTACGGCGGCGGGGAGCCGTTCCTGGTCGCCGGCGACAACGACAAGCCGGTGTGGACCCGCTTCCGGATAACCTTCGCCGACGGCGGCGAGCTGACGCTGTTCGACAAGCGCCGCCTGGGCCGGGTGCGCCTGGAGCCGGACATCCACCTGCTGGGGCCGGACGCCCAGCAGATCGGCCGGGAGGAGCTGCGTGAGCGGGTGGGCGCCAGCCTGGCGCCGATCAAGGCGCGGCTCATGGACCAGACGGTGGTCGCGGGCATCGGCAACCTGCTCGCCGACGAGGTGCTGTGGCAGGCGATGATCCGGCCCAGCCGACCGGCCAGGGACGTGACCGCGCCCGAGCTGGACCGGCTGTGGGAGGCCCTGGGCCGGGCCATCGATTCCGCCATCGCGATGGGCGGGGTGCACACCGGTGAGGTGGTCGCCGCGCGGAAGCGGGACGGCACCTGTCCGCGCTGCGGGGCGCCGATGGAACGGGCCACCGTGGGCGGGCGCACCACCTACTGGTGCTCGCGCGAGCAGGCCTAG
- a CDS encoding DUF72 domain-containing protein: protein MSEAAHQVRVGISGWRYPPWRKVFYPEGLVQRRELSYAASKLRTIEINGSFYSLQRPTSYQQWYAETPDDFVFSVKGPRFVTHMKKLRDVQTPVANFLASGVLALEDKLGPLLWQLPPNLGYHADRLAEFFALLPRTTFAAAELAQRHDERMDGRSWTTPSQDRPLRHVLEVRHASFTTPELPALLQEHQVGLVVADTAGKWPLLETVTADVVYVRLHGAEELYTSGYTDEALQAWARKIRRWAEQADVFVYFDNDVKVHAPFDAMALAERLGVAAAAAT from the coding sequence GTGAGTGAGGCGGCGCACCAGGTACGGGTGGGGATCTCCGGGTGGCGCTACCCGCCGTGGCGCAAGGTGTTCTACCCCGAGGGGCTGGTCCAGCGCCGCGAGCTGTCCTACGCGGCCAGCAAGCTGCGCACCATCGAGATCAACGGGTCCTTCTACTCGCTGCAGCGACCCACCAGCTACCAGCAGTGGTACGCCGAGACCCCCGACGACTTCGTCTTCTCGGTCAAGGGGCCGCGCTTCGTCACGCACATGAAGAAGCTGCGCGACGTGCAGACCCCGGTGGCGAACTTCCTCGCCTCGGGGGTGCTGGCGCTGGAGGACAAGCTCGGCCCGCTGCTGTGGCAGCTGCCCCCCAACCTCGGCTACCACGCCGATCGCCTCGCGGAGTTCTTCGCCCTGCTGCCCCGCACCACCTTCGCCGCCGCCGAGCTGGCCCAGCGGCACGACGAGCGGATGGACGGCCGCAGCTGGACCACGCCCAGCCAGGACCGGCCGCTGCGCCACGTGCTGGAGGTGCGCCACGCCAGCTTCACCACCCCCGAGCTGCCTGCGCTGCTGCAGGAGCACCAGGTGGGCCTGGTGGTGGCGGACACCGCGGGCAAGTGGCCGCTGCTGGAGACGGTGACCGCCGACGTGGTCTACGTGCGCCTGCACGGCGCCGAGGAGCTCTACACCAGCGGCTACACCGACGAGGCCCTGCAGGCGTGGGCGCGCAAGATCCGGCGCTGGGCCGAGCAGGCCGACGTGTTCGTCTACTTCGACAACGACGTCAAGGTGCACGCCCCGTTCGACGCCATGGCGCTGGCCGAGCGGCTGGGCGTGGCGGCGGCTGCGGCCACCTGA
- a CDS encoding alpha/beta hydrolase, whose translation MADARTGEVRGSTQSLATRTWPNPDATYVAVLAHGYGEHVGRYEHVADALVAHGAVVAGLDHQGHGLSGGERAVITDFESVVADLDQLVRQTGEDNPGLPTVLVGHSMGGLIAARYAQRYGHSLAALVLSGPVLGSWPTVEHLLGLPEIPDEPLDVTTLSRDPAVGAAYAEDPLVWHGPFKRPTLEALATAITAVNDGPDLGGLPTLWLHGEDDQLVPLAATRSGVEVLRGTRFEALVYRGARHEIFNETNRDEVLNDVTDFVTRALNPGE comes from the coding sequence ATGGCTGACGCGCGCACGGGCGAGGTACGAGGAAGCACCCAGAGTCTCGCCACCCGCACCTGGCCCAACCCCGACGCCACCTACGTCGCGGTGCTGGCCCACGGCTACGGCGAGCACGTGGGGCGGTACGAGCACGTGGCCGACGCGCTGGTGGCCCACGGCGCGGTGGTCGCCGGGCTGGACCACCAGGGCCACGGCCTCAGCGGCGGCGAGCGGGCGGTGATCACCGACTTCGAGTCCGTGGTGGCCGACCTCGACCAGCTGGTGCGCCAGACCGGCGAGGACAACCCCGGCCTGCCCACCGTGCTCGTCGGCCACTCCATGGGCGGGTTGATCGCCGCGCGGTACGCCCAGCGCTACGGGCACTCCCTGGCCGCGCTCGTGCTGTCCGGACCGGTCCTCGGCAGCTGGCCCACCGTGGAGCACCTGCTCGGGCTGCCGGAGATCCCGGACGAGCCGCTGGACGTCACCACCCTCTCCCGCGACCCCGCCGTCGGAGCTGCCTACGCCGAGGACCCGCTGGTGTGGCACGGACCCTTCAAGCGGCCGACGCTGGAGGCCCTCGCCACCGCCATCACCGCCGTCAACGACGGCCCCGACCTCGGCGGGCTGCCCACCCTGTGGCTGCACGGCGAGGACGACCAGCTGGTACCGCTGGCGGCCACCCGGTCCGGGGTGGAGGTGTTGCGCGGCACCCGCTTCGAGGCACTGGTCTACCGCGGCGCCCGGCACGAGATCTTCAACGAGACCAACCGCGACGAGGTGCTGAACGACGTCACCGACTTCGTCACTCGGGCGCTCAACCCCGGTGAGTGA
- a CDS encoding type VII secretion target: MPFAVVPQDVESYATQLDDLASQAQQAGTYLLQHVSLTANEGRMFATVVAAADEVCRELPPNYTSMERLSADAAVELDKASVFYASTDTATAADLDSRY, translated from the coding sequence ATGCCCTTCGCCGTCGTCCCCCAGGACGTGGAGAGCTACGCCACCCAGCTCGACGACCTCGCCAGCCAGGCCCAGCAGGCGGGCACCTACCTGCTCCAGCACGTGTCGCTCACGGCCAACGAGGGCCGCATGTTCGCCACCGTGGTGGCCGCGGCCGACGAGGTCTGCCGCGAGCTGCCGCCCAACTACACGAGCATGGAGCGGCTGAGCGCGGACGCCGCCGTGGAGCTGGACAAGGCGAGCGTCTTCTACGCCAGCACCGACACCGCCACGGCCGCCGACCTCGACTCCCGCTACTGA
- a CDS encoding alkene reductase: protein MTALASDSPLLQPITVGSLVANNRLFMAPLTRSRATDDGVPTDLQVEHYRQRASAGLIIAEGTQPSAGGKGYTNTPGLHTDAQQAGWARVADAVHEQGGTIVVQVMHAGRMSHPDNSGHESVAPSAIAPPGQTFTKSGMQDTPTPRALETDELPGIVADFVAACTRAVDAGLDGVELHAANGYLLHEFLSNGENLRTDSYGGSPENRARLVVEVARAVAEAIGADKVGIRISPGHAANGITETDNWDTYAELLAQLEPLDLAYLHVLIESDDPVLSKIRDAWSGVLVLNTGFAVLSERDEMERLLADGAADAVSVGRPFIANPDLVERWALGAPLNELQQETLYGGGAEGYTDYPPLARR from the coding sequence ATGACCGCTCTCGCATCTGACTCTCCCCTCCTGCAGCCGATCACCGTCGGCTCCCTGGTCGCGAACAACCGTCTGTTCATGGCACCGCTCACCCGCAGCCGCGCCACCGACGACGGGGTTCCCACCGACCTGCAGGTGGAGCACTACCGCCAGCGCGCGAGCGCCGGACTGATCATCGCCGAGGGCACTCAGCCCTCCGCCGGCGGGAAGGGTTACACCAACACCCCGGGCCTGCACACCGACGCCCAGCAGGCCGGCTGGGCGCGGGTGGCCGACGCCGTGCACGAGCAGGGCGGCACCATCGTGGTGCAGGTGATGCACGCCGGGCGGATGTCGCACCCGGACAACTCCGGCCACGAGTCGGTGGCTCCCTCGGCGATCGCGCCCCCGGGGCAGACGTTCACCAAGAGCGGGATGCAGGACACCCCCACGCCGCGCGCGCTGGAGACCGACGAGCTGCCCGGGATCGTGGCGGACTTCGTCGCCGCGTGCACCCGCGCGGTGGACGCCGGCCTGGACGGGGTGGAGCTGCACGCCGCCAACGGCTACCTGCTGCACGAGTTCCTCTCCAACGGGGAGAACCTGCGCACCGACTCCTACGGCGGCAGCCCGGAGAACCGGGCCCGCCTGGTGGTGGAGGTGGCGCGCGCGGTGGCCGAGGCCATCGGCGCCGACAAGGTGGGCATCCGCATCTCACCCGGGCACGCGGCCAACGGCATCACCGAGACCGACAACTGGGACACCTACGCCGAGCTGCTGGCCCAGCTCGAGCCGCTGGACCTGGCCTACCTGCACGTGCTGATCGAGTCCGACGACCCGGTGCTGAGCAAGATCCGGGACGCCTGGAGCGGCGTGCTGGTGCTCAACACCGGCTTCGCCGTGCTCAGCGAGCGCGACGAGATGGAGCGGCTGCTCGCCGACGGGGCGGCCGACGCGGTGTCGGTGGGCCGGCCGTTCATCGCCAACCCCGACCTGGTGGAGCGCTGGGCCCTGGGGGCGCCGCTCAACGAGCTGCAGCAGGAGACGCTCTACGGCGGCGGCGCGGAGGGCTACACCGACTACCCGCCGCTGGCCCGCCGCTAG
- a CDS encoding glutathione peroxidase gives MQGEQTTFGALLGGRAALVVNVASKCGLTPQYTQLEQLQQELGGEAFTVIGMPCNQFGGQEPGSAEDIDTFCSTTYGVTFPMTDKVDVNGDSRDPIYTALTAVPDSDGAAGDVQWNFEKFLVAPDGTVVNRFRPMTTPDAPEVREAISAVLSG, from the coding sequence CTGCAGGGCGAGCAGACCACCTTCGGTGCGCTGCTGGGCGGCCGTGCCGCGCTGGTGGTCAACGTGGCCAGCAAGTGCGGCCTCACCCCGCAGTACACCCAGCTCGAGCAGCTGCAGCAGGAGCTGGGCGGGGAGGCGTTCACGGTCATCGGCATGCCCTGCAACCAGTTCGGTGGCCAGGAGCCGGGCTCGGCCGAGGACATCGACACGTTCTGCTCCACCACCTACGGCGTCACGTTCCCGATGACCGACAAGGTCGACGTCAACGGCGACTCCCGCGACCCGATCTACACCGCGCTGACGGCGGTGCCGGACTCCGACGGCGCGGCCGGTGACGTGCAGTGGAACTTCGAGAAGTTCCTGGTGGCTCCGGACGGCACCGTGGTCAACCGGTTCCGCCCGATGACCACTCCGGACGCACCCGAGGTGCGCGAGGCGATCAGCGCGGTGCTGTCCGGCTAG